CGGCGCGACCATGCTCTTCTGGTACACCTACGGCCCCGACTACTCGAAGGGCGACAGCTTCTCGCAGCGCCCCGACGACCTGGTGCTCGTGAGCAAGGCGGCGCGCCTCATCGCCGCGGCCGAGGACGTGCTCTACGGCGGCACCTGGGCCGTGCCCGCCGAGGTGGCCGTCGTCCGTCCCCTCTCCTCCGAATACTGGGGCAGCGCCGCCGACTGGGAGAACGGCAAGTGGGTCTACACCGCCCTCCAGCACGCCCACGTGCCCGTGGACCCGCTCGACGAGGAGATGCTGGCGACCGACGACCTGAGCCGCTACAAGGTCATCTACGTCAGCGGCAGCCATCTCAAGCGCTCGGCCTCCGCGAAGCTGGCCGACTGGGTGAAGGCCGGCGGCACGCTCGTCACCAGCGCCGGCGGCCTCGCCTTCGACGAGGCCAACCAGCCGCTCGAGATGCTACAGCCCGTTCTCGGGCTGAAGACCCGCAGAGCGGCCGAGCTCTGGTGCGAAGTGCGCCGCTACGGGGCGACGGGCCTGGGCACGTTCAGGGACATGAAGCTCGCCCCCGATGCGGCTGCGGTGAGCGGCAAGGGGGCGTTCGAGGCCGGGCTCAGGCCCGTCGTCGGCCGCGAGCCGCTCGAGCCGGGCGAAGGGACCGAGGTACTGGCGAAGTACGCCGACGGCGCGGTCGCGGCCACCCGCCGCGTCTTCGGCAAGGGACAGGCGCTCGTGGTCGGGCTCTTCACAGGGTTGGAGTACGCCGCCCGCGTGCACCGCGACGACTTCGACATGTCGCTCGATTTCGGCCCCGGCCTTCGCCAGGCCGTGGCGGAGCCGGCGCTCCAGGCCACAAAGCCAGTCGTCGCCGCCTCGCAGCCGCTTGTCGAGGGCATCCTCGTGCGCAACGGGACCACGGGCAAGGGCGCCGTGGTCCTGATGAACTGGGCCTACAAGGGCCGCGAACTCGTCCCCTGCGAAAACCTCACCATCACGATTCGCGGGGCGGGCGACGCCGCGGGCGTCACCGCCGCCTGGCTCAATCAGCCACTGCCCGCCACCAAGACGCCGGACGGCATCCGCGTCACCCTCCCGCGCCTTGAGGAGGGCGAGGTGCTGCTCCTGGACCCGCGCTGACCCCCGATCGGAGAGCATGCCCCCCGATTCCGGCGCCCGCGCCCTCACTGGTCGCCAGAGACCTGTGACCCCGGCGCACCGCCCCCCTCGCGGTCGGCTCTGCCGCCGCCGAGAGGCGAGCCAGCATGAAGCTCGGGCGATCCGAGCGGTTCGGGGGCCCTCCCGCCCATACTTGCTCATTCTCCCCTCCCTCGCAGGTGAACAAGTATGGCGCTTTGGCGATCCGGGCGGTTCTACGGCCTTGCCACCCATACTTGCTCAAGTTCCTCCCCCTCTGGGTTGAGCAAGTATGGCGCTTTGGCGATCCGGGCGGTTCTACGGCCTTGCCACCCATACTTGCTCAAGTTCCTCCCCCTCTGGGTTGAGCAAGTATGGCGCTTTGGCGATCCGAGCGGTTCTACGGCCTTTCCGCCCATACTTGCTCAATTTCCTCCCCTCTCGGTTGAGCAAGTATGGCGCCCGAATGATCCGGAGCCTTCCGCGGCCGTTCCCGCCCATCGCCTCCCCTTCGCCATCACATGGGTGATGCAGGCGAGCAACGGGCAGGCCCTGGATGCCTCCGTGCCGAGGGCGGCCAGGGACAGGGGCCACACTGCCGCTCGCCGCTCGCGGATTTGGCCTTGCATCCGGCCTCAGCCCACGCTATGATGCATTGTTGCGTGTTGCGCCCACAAGGGATAGGGGCGCCGGATGTCATGCATGAGGCGACCGAACCGGTGAAGCGGACGTGCCAACAGCCGTGGCGCGACAACTGAGCCTGACCGACAAGCGGTGGGTCTTCCGCGATTGCGACGAGCGACAGCGCGACCGCCTGGTCGAGGAGCTCGGCGTGTCGCCGCTCACCGCGCACCTGCTGGTGAACCGCGGCGTGCGGGAGCCCGAGGCGGCCAGGGGCTTCCTGGCGCCCGACCTGAACGGCCTGTACGACCCCGGGCTCCTGCCGGACATGGACCGGGCGGTGGCGCGCCTGCGCAAGGCCATCGGAGCCGGCGAACGCATCCTCGTCTATGGCGACTACGACGCCGATGGGGTAACCTCCATCTCGCTGCTCATCGAGTTCCTGCGGCTCTTCGGCATCGAGGTCCCGCACTACATTCCGCACCGCGTGGAGGAGGGCTACGGCCTGCACGCCGAGGCCGTGGAGGCGGCGGCGGCTCAGGGCGTGAAACTGATCGTCACGGTGGACTGCGGGACGAGTGGCGCGGCCGAGGTGGAGCTGGCGCGGAAGCTGGGAGTGGACGTCATCATCACCGACCATCACGAGCCGCCGCACACGGTGCCGCGGGCGTGCGCCGTGGTGAACCCCAAGCTCACGGGCAGCCTGTACCCCTTCCGCGACCTGTCGGGCGTGGGCGTGGCCTTCAAGCTCGCCTGGGCGCTGGCCCAGAGCTTCAGCCCCGGCAAGCGGGTGAGCGACGAGTTCCGCCGCTTCCTGCTCGACGCCATCGGGCTCGTGGCGATCGGCACCGTGGCCGACGTGGTGCCGCTCCTGGGCGAGAACCGCATCTTCGCAATCTACGGGCTGCACGCCCTCCGGCGCTCGGCCAGCCCCGGCATCGCCGCGCTCGTGCGACAGGCCTGCGTGGGCGACAAGCCGCTCACGCCGCGCGACATCTCCTTCGGCATCGGGCCCCGCCTCAACGCGGCCGGCCGCCTGGCCCAGGCCGGCCTGTGCGTGGAACTGCTCACCAGCAATTCGCCCGAGCGCGCCGCCGAGATCGCGCGCGAGCTGGACAGCAAGAACCGCGAGCGCCAGCGGATCCAGAACTCCATCCTCAGCGACGCGCGGCGGCGCCTCGAAGGCCACGGCCTGGAGGGGCGCAGGACCATCGTGCTGGCCGACGAGGGCTGGCACGCCGGCGTGGTCGGCATCGTGGCCGCCAAACTGGCCGAGGAGTTCTGCCGCCCCACCGTGCTCCTGTCGCTGGACGGCGACGTCGCGCGCGGCTCGGCCCGCTCGGTGCCGCACCTCAACCTCTTCGAGGCCGTGGGGGCTTGCGAAGAGGCTCTGCTGAGCTACGGCGGCCACAGCCAGGCCGCCGGCCTGAGGGTGCTGCGCGGAAACCTCGAGCGCTTCCGCGAGCTCTTCGAGGCCGAAGTGAGCCGCTGCCTCGATGGTTGGGTGCCCTGCGGCGTGCTGGAGATTGATGCCGAGGTGCTCTTGCCCGCCGTGACTCACGACCTCGTGCGCGACCTCGAGCGCCTGGCGCCCCACGGGGAGGGCAACGAGCCGCCGGTGCTCGCCTGCTCCGAGGTCAGGGTGGCCGGCCAGCCGCAGCTCATGGGCAGCCAGGCCAACCACATCAGCTTCTACGTCGAGCAGGGCGGCCACAGCCTGCGCGCCGTGGGCTTCCACATGGGGCACCTCTACCCCCTCCTCGCCACGGGCGACGTGGTGTGCGACATCGCCTTCACGCCGAAGATCAACGACTTCCGTGGGCTGAGCGAAGTGGAACTGGACCTCTGCGACCTGCGGCTCCGCGCGTGAGCTGCGCGCGAGAGTCAGCCCATCAGCTCCCGCAACCGCCTCCACGCCGCGGCCAGGCGGTGCAGGCAGGCGCGCTCACGCAGCGCCTCTTCGGCCTCCGCGCTGAGCTCCACCCGCTGGATCGCGACCCGCAACGGCGCGGCGCGCGGCTGCACCTCGCACGGGATGTGAAGCGAGGGGCGCACGGCCAGAGGCTCGGCTCCCGTCTCGATGTGGCAAGTGGCGTTCATCGTGGTGCTCTCCGGCTCTCTGTCCTCCATCTCTTTGGACGCACGGACGGGCCGCACGCTTCAGTCCTCTGAGCGAGCAATCTGCGTGCCGAAAGCCGCAAGCAGGGAAGCCCCACAGCCCGCTCGCCACAAGCGAAGAGCGGAGGCAGGCTTACGGCGAGCCCAGCGCCCCGGAGCGCCCGCGTGCCCGCGGGGCGGCAGGCGCCGCCGTGTCTGGAAAAGCGAACGGGAATCAGGCCGGTGTATCGGACGTGAACACTACAGTCCCATCGCCCTGCGAACCTCGGCCATCGTGCCCCTCGCGATGGCGCGGCAGTGCTCGGCCCCGCGGCGCAGGGCGTCCCACACCCGCTCGGGTTGCGCGAGCAGGGCCTGGGCTCGTTCGCGGATGGGATTGAGCACCGCCATCATGTGGCCGTACATCAACTTCTTGCACTCGATGCAGCCGATGGTGGCCCCGCGGCAGCCCGCCGCCACCCGCTCGATGTCCTCGGGCGGCGAAAAGTAGCCGTGCAGCGCGAAGATGTTGCACTTCGTCGGCTCGCCGGGGTCGGTGCGCCGCACGCGGGCAGGGTCGGTCACCGCCGTGCGCACCTTCTCCCAGATGCTCTGGGGGTCCTCGAGCAGGCCGATGGTGTTGCCGACCGACTTGCTCATCTTCTTCGTCGGGTCGTCGAGGCCCATCACCCGGGCGGCCGCGGTCAGCCGCGGCTGCGGCTCGGGGAAGATCTCCCCGAAGCGCGCGTTGAACCGCCGCGTGATCTCGCGCGAGAGCTCCAGGTGCTGCACCTGGTCCTCGCCCACCGGCACCACCTCGCCTTTGTAGAGCAGAATGTCGGCCGCCATCAGCACCGGGTAGTTCAGCAGCCCCGCGTTCACGCTGCCCTCGAACTGCGCCGACTTGTCCTTGAACTGCGTCATCCGGAACAACTCGCCGATGGGCGTCACCGTGTTCAGAATCCAGGCCAGTTCCGTGTGCTCGGGCACGTGGCTCTGCACGAACAGCGTGCAGCGCTCGGGGTCAATGCCGCACGCGATGTTCACCGCCGCGGCCTCCAGGATGCGGCCTTGCATCTCCGATGGCTCGTAGGGCACCGTGATCGCATGATAGTCCACCACGCAGTAGATGCACTCGAACTCGGGGATGAGGGCCACCCAGTTCCGGATCGCCCCCAGGTAATTCCCGATGTGTATGCCGCCGCTGGGCTGAATGCCGCTGAACAGCCGCCTGGCCAATGCCTTCTCCTTTGGCCCCGCCAACGTAGCGACAAGCACCCCGCTTGTCGAAGACCCGGGGAACACCGCAAGCAGGACGCTTGCGGCTACGCCTCGATTGGACAGGATGATAGCAGAGGCGGGGCAGAACTGTCAATTCTTGACTTGCCCGCCGCCAAATGCTACCATAGTCGGTGCCGATTTCTGACTGGTGGCATGCCTATGTCGAACGAAACGCAGTTCTCCTACGGACAGAGCGCTGTCGGCGTTCGCCGCCGCGACCCGGGCCGGTGAGCGCCCGGTGATCGCGGCTATCCCCGCTTCCACATTCCGCAATCCCAGATCCGCAATCCGCAATGGCTTTCTGCCCGGAGCGACCCGATGGAACTCAATCTACCTACCCGCTATGACCCCGCCGCCGTGGAGCAACGGTGGTATCGCTTCTGGGAGGAGCGCGGCTACTTCAACGCCGACCCCGACCCAGCCCGCAAGCCCTACACCATCGTCATCCCGCCGCCCAACGTCACGGGCGTGCTCCACCTGGGCCACGTGCTGAACAACACGTTCCAGGACATCCTGACCCGCTGGCGGCGGATGCAGGGCTACAACGCCCTCTGGCAGCCCGGCACCGACCACGCGGGCATCGCCACCCAGAGCGTGGTCGAGCGCCTGCTCGACACCGAGGGCACCAGCCGCCACGCCCTCGGCCGCGAGAAGTTCGTCGAGCGCGTCTGGCAGGTGAAGGCCAAGCACCTGGCGACGATCAACGAACAGCTCCGCCGCCTGGGCGCCTCGCTCGACTGGCGCCGCGAGCGCTTCACCATGGACGAGGGCCTCTCCCGCGCCGTGCTCGAGGTCTTCGTGCGCCTCTATAACAAGGGCCTCGTCTACCGCGACCGCTTCATGATCAACTGGTGCCCCTTCCACCGCACGGCGCTCTCGAACGACGAGGTAGACCACCGCACCCTTCAGGGCGGCCTGTGGTGGATCCGCTACCCGTTCAAGCGCGGCACCGGCGGGGTCACCGTGGCCACCACGCGGCCCGAGACCATGCTCGGCGACACCGCCGTCGCCGTCAACCCCCACGACCCCCGCTACCAGGGCCTCATCGGCAAGACCGTGGTCCTGCCCCTGATGAACCGCGAAATCCCTATCATCGCCGATGAGTACGTGGACAAGGAGTTCGGCACCGGCGCGCTCAAGATCACACCGGCCCACGACCCGAACGACTTCGCTATCGGCCGCCGCCACGGCCTAGCCGCGCCCTGCGTGATCGCGCCCGACGGCTCGATGAGCGCCGAGGCCGGCCCCTATGCGGGCCTCGACCGCTTCGAATGCCGCAAACGTGTGGTGGCCGACCTCCAGGCCCTCGGCCTGCTCGAGAAGCACGAACCCCACCAGCACGAGGTCGGCCACTGCTACCGCTGCGACAGCATCGTCGAGCCCTACATCTCGCTCCAGTGGTTCGTACGCATGAAGCCCCTCGCGGAGCGCGCCCGCAAGGTGGCCGAGGACAAGAGCGTGCGCTTCTGGCCCCCGCGCTGGGAGACCATGTACTACCACTGGATTGACACCGTGCCCGACTGGCCGATCAGCCGCCAACTCTGGTGGGGCCATCGAATCCCCGCCTGGTACTGCCAGGACTGCCCCGACCCGAAGCTTGACCCAGCGACCCGGCCGCCCGAGCCGCCCTACGGCGTGGGCGGCCGCCCCGTCGTCTCCGCCGCGCGGCCCGACAAGTGTCCCCAGTGCGGCGGCACGAACTTCCTCCAGGACGAGGACGTGCTCGACACCTGGTTCAGTTCGTGGCTCTGGCCCTTCTCGACCCTGGGCTGGCCCGACGACACGCCCGACCTCCGGTACTTCTACCCGACCAGCACCCTGGTGACCGGCCCCGACATCCTGGGCTTCTGGGTCGCCCGCATGATCATGGCCGGCCTCGAGTTCCTCGACGCCATCCCCTTCACCGACGTCTACCTCCACGGCATCGTGCGCGACGACCAGGGGCGCAAGATGTCCAAGAGCCTCGGCAACTCGCCCGACCCGCTCGACGTGATGAACGAGTTCGGCGCCGACGCGCTCCGCTTCTCGATCATCCTCATCACCGCCAGCGGGCAGGACGCCTATTACTCGCACGACAAGGTGGCCATCGGGCGCAACTTCGCCAACAAACTGTGGAACGCCTCGCGCCTCGTCCTCACCAACCTGGCCGAATCGTCCGACCTGTCCGACCTGTCCGACGGGTCCTACGCGTCCGACGACCTGTCCCTCGAGGACCGCTGGATCCTCAGCCGCCTGAGCCGCGTGACCGCCACGGTGACCGACGCCCTCGAGCGGTTCAACTTCAACGAGGCAGCAATGGCCCTCTACGAGTTCATCTGGCACGAGCTGTGCGACTGGTATCTCGAGGCCATCAAGCCACGCATCCGCAACGCCGCGCCCGAGGCCAGAGCCTCTCGCTTCGCCGCCCAGAGCGTCGTATCGCACGTGCTCGACGGCGCGCTGCGCCTGCTGCACCCCTTCGCGCCCTTCATCACCGAGGAGATCTGGCAGCACCTGGGCAAGCTGCTGCCCGCCCGCGGCACGCTGCCCGCCGAGCGCACGCCCGCCGCGCCCAGCGTGATGATCGCCCCCTGGCCCCAGCCCGACGGGCGCTGGCTCGACGCCGCGTGCGAGGCCACGTTCACCCAGGTCCAGGAGATCATCCGCGCCATCCGCGCCATCCGCAAGAAGATGCGCCTCGCCGACCGCTCGCCCCGCCTGCGCGCCGTAATCTCGCTCGCCGACGCCGCCCCGCTGCCCGGCCTGGAGGCCAACCGCGCCGTCGTGTGCGACCAGGCGGCCCTCGACGCCCTCGACATCGGCCTCGGCCTGCCCAAGCCGCCGCACGCGGCCGCCGCCGTGCTCGCCGGCATGGAGGTCTACGTGCCGCTCGAGGGCGTGATTGACTTCGACGCCGAGCGCAAGCGCCTGGGCGACCAGCTCGCCAAGACCCGGGGCTTTCTCGAAGGCTCCGAACGCAAGCTCGCCAACGCCAACTTCGTCGAGCGCGCGCCCCACGAGGTCGTGGCCAAGGAGCGCGAGCAGAACGCCCGCCTCCGCGAGGAGATCGCCCGCCTCGAGGCCAACCTGGCCGAACTCCTGTGACCTCTTGACAACCGCGCGGGGGCGTTGTACAAAAAGGGGAGTGGTTGGCTGAGAGGCGGACGTCTCTTGGGCACAAGGAGGTCGGCGATGCGGAACCTGTGGATACTCGCCGCGGCGTTGGCGCTCGCGGGCCGTGTGGCCGCGGGCGGGGAAGGCCAGTGGCGGCTGGGCCAGCCGTCCCAATATCAATACCAGTACGGCTACCCCTACGGCCAGCCGCCGGTCGAACTCTCGGTCGAGCAGCAGCGCAAACTCGGCCTCAGCGACGAGCAGATCCAGAAGATCGCCGAGTTGCGCCGCGATCTCGAGAAGGAACGGGCCAAGCTCGACGCCCAGCTCAAGGCCGCCAGCGAAGCCGCTGCCGCGGCCAACGCCGAAGTCTCCCGTCTCAGCCAGGAGGTCCGAGCCTTCTCCACCACGCGCCTCCAGAAGATCTACGACGCCGTCCTCACCCCCGAGCAGCGCAAGGCCCTCGACCAGCAGCGGTACCTCGAGCAGGCCAAGGCCTGGCTGCGCGGCTACCAGACCTGGCTCAAGCTCACCGAGGCGCAGGTCGAAGACATCTCGAACCTGCTCGTGCCCGTCTTCGAGAAGTACGCAAAGATGGACGATGAGGCGGCTGATGCCCGCGAACGGCTCGCCGAGCTGCGCCGCGCCGACAAGCTCGACATCGCGGCCATCGAGAAGGCCGAGAAAGAGGTCGAGGAACTCAGCAAGCGCAACGTCTATCAGCAGCGGCAAGAAGACCTGATGGACAGGATGCGCGCCGGCCTCTTGCCCGACCAGCTCGAGAAGATCGGCCAGATGCGCCGGCACTGAGCCGGCGGCACGGGACCAGCCCCGTCGCCCCCATCGTAGCCCTTAGGCCGCACCCAGGGCGGGTCCCGCTCGGAGTGAGGCTGGGTGAGATGCTTCCTCACCTTGGGGCCACGTTCCACTCGGCCTCGAACTCGTACCAGCGCCCTTCGTCCATCGCAGACCCCTTGCCGTCCAGCAGGGCAACAAAGAACTGCCGCCCGTGGACGAAGACACTGGGCTTCGCGCCCTCGGGCGTCTTGAGGCCGTTGAGGCTGAACAGCGGCTTGCCCTCCTTGAGGAACTCGATGCGGTCGGGAGCCGGGCCGCCGCTGGTCTGGCCGCGGCGGGCGCCGCCCTCCCCCACTACATCCTCCGTAACCTCCCGCGGGTTCGCAACCTGCGGGAGGTTAGAGAAGCGGAAGCGGTCGGCCTCGGGCAGTTGCACGATGGCCGCGAGGAAGGCGGACTTGTCCTTGAACGCCTTCTCGGAGCGGAAGGCCCATTTCTGCTTGAAGGCCGGCTTGTCGGTGAAGACGTATTCGGTGCGATACCAGAGCGGCGGACGCCGAAGCTCGAAGCGCCCGAAGCCGCGGAGCTGTCCCTCGAACGCCAGGTGCAGCCCGTCGTCGGCCTTCCAGATGCGGATGCCCGATTCCACGTCGTTGCTCGCCGCGATGCGCGGCGACTCGTGCGGCTTGAAGAACTCCTGGTCGCCATACAGATCGTGCTCCTTCGCCACCACCTTGTCGCCCACAAACAGCTCCCGAATCACCCCCGCCTGCCGCCGCAGGACGCAGGTGAAGTGCCTGTTGCTCACGATGTAGTCCGGCCCGACGCAGGAGAGGTCCGCGCCGCACAGTT
This genomic stretch from Planctomycetota bacterium harbors:
- the recJ gene encoding single-stranded-DNA-specific exonuclease RecJ, which gives rise to MPTAVARQLSLTDKRWVFRDCDERQRDRLVEELGVSPLTAHLLVNRGVREPEAARGFLAPDLNGLYDPGLLPDMDRAVARLRKAIGAGERILVYGDYDADGVTSISLLIEFLRLFGIEVPHYIPHRVEEGYGLHAEAVEAAAAQGVKLIVTVDCGTSGAAEVELARKLGVDVIITDHHEPPHTVPRACAVVNPKLTGSLYPFRDLSGVGVAFKLAWALAQSFSPGKRVSDEFRRFLLDAIGLVAIGTVADVVPLLGENRIFAIYGLHALRRSASPGIAALVRQACVGDKPLTPRDISFGIGPRLNAAGRLAQAGLCVELLTSNSPERAAEIARELDSKNRERQRIQNSILSDARRRLEGHGLEGRRTIVLADEGWHAGVVGIVAAKLAEEFCRPTVLLSLDGDVARGSARSVPHLNLFEAVGACEEALLSYGGHSQAAGLRVLRGNLERFRELFEAEVSRCLDGWVPCGVLEIDAEVLLPAVTHDLVRDLERLAPHGEGNEPPVLACSEVRVAGQPQLMGSQANHISFYVEQGGHSLRAVGFHMGHLYPLLATGDVVCDIAFTPKINDFRGLSEVELDLCDLRLRA
- a CDS encoding valine--tRNA ligase — translated: MELNLPTRYDPAAVEQRWYRFWEERGYFNADPDPARKPYTIVIPPPNVTGVLHLGHVLNNTFQDILTRWRRMQGYNALWQPGTDHAGIATQSVVERLLDTEGTSRHALGREKFVERVWQVKAKHLATINEQLRRLGASLDWRRERFTMDEGLSRAVLEVFVRLYNKGLVYRDRFMINWCPFHRTALSNDEVDHRTLQGGLWWIRYPFKRGTGGVTVATTRPETMLGDTAVAVNPHDPRYQGLIGKTVVLPLMNREIPIIADEYVDKEFGTGALKITPAHDPNDFAIGRRHGLAAPCVIAPDGSMSAEAGPYAGLDRFECRKRVVADLQALGLLEKHEPHQHEVGHCYRCDSIVEPYISLQWFVRMKPLAERARKVAEDKSVRFWPPRWETMYYHWIDTVPDWPISRQLWWGHRIPAWYCQDCPDPKLDPATRPPEPPYGVGGRPVVSAARPDKCPQCGGTNFLQDEDVLDTWFSSWLWPFSTLGWPDDTPDLRYFYPTSTLVTGPDILGFWVARMIMAGLEFLDAIPFTDVYLHGIVRDDQGRKMSKSLGNSPDPLDVMNEFGADALRFSIILITASGQDAYYSHDKVAIGRNFANKLWNASRLVLTNLAESSDLSDLSDGSYASDDLSLEDRWILSRLSRVTATVTDALERFNFNEAAMALYEFIWHELCDWYLEAIKPRIRNAAPEARASRFAAQSVVSHVLDGALRLLHPFAPFITEEIWQHLGKLLPARGTLPAERTPAAPSVMIAPWPQPDGRWLDAACEATFTQVQEIIRAIRAIRKKMRLADRSPRLRAVISLADAAPLPGLEANRAVVCDQAALDALDIGLGLPKPPHAAAAVLAGMEVYVPLEGVIDFDAERKRLGDQLAKTRGFLEGSERKLANANFVERAPHEVVAKEREQNARLREEIARLEANLAELL
- the trpS gene encoding tryptophan--tRNA ligase: MARRLFSGIQPSGGIHIGNYLGAIRNWVALIPEFECIYCVVDYHAITVPYEPSEMQGRILEAAAVNIACGIDPERCTLFVQSHVPEHTELAWILNTVTPIGELFRMTQFKDKSAQFEGSVNAGLLNYPVLMAADILLYKGEVVPVGEDQVQHLELSREITRRFNARFGEIFPEPQPRLTAAARVMGLDDPTKKMSKSVGNTIGLLEDPQSIWEKVRTAVTDPARVRRTDPGEPTKCNIFALHGYFSPPEDIERVAAGCRGATIGCIECKKLMYGHMMAVLNPIRERAQALLAQPERVWDALRRGAEHCRAIARGTMAEVRRAMGL